From a single Methylacidiphilum kamchatkense Kam1 genomic region:
- a CDS encoding efflux RND transporter periplasmic adaptor subunit has protein sequence MAEFLIFLWQPFFLFWFFLCTIQAEEKKGEVLYYTCTMHPSVKSKTPGKCPICSMDLVPVYASSFETKAEQKIPKETPEASPFFIPPERLQAIGVRTEEVQVRKLKLEINAPAIVSINESKIYDINVKAGNGYIIKLNANYVGKHFSKGETLATILSQDWVQAQMDYIKAYRAWRRSLLVKKDNPILLDQQFYHIRARLRVWDLNEDQIRELEKYAWSMSVNDVRTAKGIRGTFELRSPIDGHIHEKNVYEGMYFTAGQSLLKIVDLQNVWILAELPEDQARYISIGLPCLISFPALPEKTFEAKIDFIQPHFVEETRRLQVRVVLPNPHHILHPGMYADFKTTIDFGTRLAVAEDAVIPTGERYVVFLDHGGGHLEPKFVEIGDKIEGYYIVRGGLKEGDRVVSSANFLIDAEARVQGALKIWSSDHYHKRESGEKKEYQPMPPSHMHHMHGMPGM, from the coding sequence TTGGCAGAATTTCTTATTTTTCTTTGGCAGCCTTTCTTTCTTTTTTGGTTTTTTCTCTGCACCATTCAAGCAGAAGAAAAAAAGGGAGAAGTTCTCTATTATACCTGCACGATGCACCCCAGCGTCAAATCAAAAACCCCAGGAAAATGCCCTATTTGTTCAATGGACCTGGTGCCCGTCTATGCTTCCAGTTTTGAAACAAAAGCTGAGCAAAAGATTCCAAAAGAAACCCCGGAAGCCTCTCCCTTTTTTATTCCTCCAGAAAGGCTTCAGGCTATTGGAGTAAGGACCGAGGAGGTACAAGTCCGAAAGTTGAAACTTGAAATTAATGCCCCCGCCATTGTTTCAATCAACGAGTCAAAAATCTACGATATTAACGTTAAGGCGGGCAATGGGTATATTATCAAATTGAATGCCAACTATGTGGGCAAGCATTTTTCCAAGGGAGAAACACTGGCCACTATATTAAGCCAGGATTGGGTTCAGGCGCAGATGGATTATATAAAGGCTTACAGAGCATGGCGGAGGAGCCTTTTAGTAAAAAAAGATAATCCGATACTGCTCGACCAACAATTTTATCACATTCGTGCTAGGCTGCGAGTTTGGGATCTTAATGAGGATCAAATTAGGGAGCTTGAAAAGTATGCTTGGTCAATGTCTGTCAACGATGTGCGAACAGCAAAGGGTATTCGTGGAACCTTTGAACTCCGTTCTCCTATAGATGGGCATATCCATGAAAAAAATGTTTACGAAGGGATGTATTTTACAGCCGGTCAGTCCCTACTCAAGATCGTTGATCTGCAAAATGTGTGGATTTTGGCTGAACTACCAGAAGATCAGGCTCGATATATTTCGATTGGTCTTCCTTGTCTGATAAGTTTCCCTGCTCTGCCTGAAAAAACATTCGAAGCCAAAATTGATTTTATCCAACCTCATTTTGTTGAAGAGACTCGCCGATTGCAAGTGAGGGTTGTTCTGCCTAACCCCCATCATATTCTGCATCCAGGAATGTACGCTGATTTTAAAACGACAATAGATTTTGGAACTAGACTTGCTGTAGCTGAAGATGCGGTGATACCCACAGGAGAACGCTACGTAGTTTTTCTCGATCATGGAGGAGGCCACTTGGAGCCAAAATTTGTGGAAATTGGGGATAAAATAGAAGGCTATTATATTGTCCGAGGGGGACTAAAAGAGGGGGATCGAGTGGTCAGTAGTGCTAATTTTTTAATCGATGCAGAAGCCAGGGTTCAGGGAGCCTTAAAAATATGGAGCAGCGACCATTATCATAAAAGAGAATCAGGAGAGAAAAAAGAATACCAACCGATGCCTCCTTCCCATATGCATCATATGCATGGGATGCCAGGAATGTAA
- a CDS encoding DUF883 family protein: MMNEFVTREKLVNDIKAVLHDADILLKTTAGDIGEKTKDAIDRLNTKLNSLRDYLSNSEDWLVDKAKERAKTTDEIIRKNPYQSIGISLLVGIAIGIILGRK, encoded by the coding sequence ATGATGAATGAATTTGTAACCAGGGAAAAACTAGTTAATGATATCAAAGCTGTACTTCATGATGCTGATATTCTCCTCAAAACGACTGCTGGTGATATTGGAGAAAAAACAAAGGATGCCATTGACAGGCTAAACACCAAATTAAATTCTTTAAGAGATTACTTAAGCAATTCAGAAGATTGGCTTGTCGATAAAGCAAAAGAAAGAGCCAAAACTACAGATGAAATTATTCGGAAAAATCCTTATCAATCGATAGGAATTTCATTATTGGTGGGTATTGCTATTGGCATTATCCTTGGCAGAAAATAA
- a CDS encoding MotA/TolQ/ExbB proton channel family protein, whose translation MWPILALSVITLAVIFERLLFLIEISRNRKRKLVTKFLELVGHGRYEEALAIAEKNKDYVLKVLQEGLKHKDGALEDALLEAASEQLERFNKGLVVLDTAVTLGPLLGLLGTVTGMMHAFSIVGSGEIAGKQAAITGGVAESLIAVSFGLAVAIVAIIPLNFFNARMDRARRRIEEASTRLVLLLRGQEEAEGTASRPTIGNPSSLEGISNSKIQSSSSVLP comes from the coding sequence ATGTGGCCAATTCTGGCCCTATCCGTTATAACTCTCGCTGTCATATTCGAGAGATTGCTTTTTCTGATTGAAATAAGTCGCAATAGAAAACGCAAGCTAGTGACGAAATTCCTAGAACTTGTTGGGCATGGAAGATATGAAGAGGCATTAGCTATAGCTGAAAAAAACAAAGATTACGTTCTCAAAGTCTTACAAGAAGGGTTGAAGCATAAAGATGGAGCCTTAGAAGATGCTCTGCTTGAAGCTGCCAGCGAGCAGTTGGAAAGGTTTAATAAGGGGCTCGTTGTCCTTGATACAGCAGTAACTCTAGGACCGTTATTGGGGCTTTTAGGAACGGTTACTGGGATGATGCATGCATTTAGTATTGTGGGCTCTGGAGAGATTGCCGGAAAACAAGCTGCTATTACGGGAGGTGTTGCCGAGTCTTTGATTGCTGTTAGCTTTGGTCTTGCCGTAGCCATTGTAGCTATCATTCCTTTAAATTTTTTCAATGCTCGAATGGATAGAGCAAGAAGAAGAATAGAAGAAGCTTCTACGCGTCTTGTCTTGCTTTTAAGAGGGCAAGAGGAGGCAGAGGGGACAGCTAGCAGACCTACCATTGGGAATCCTTCTTCTTTGGAAGGAATTTCCAATTCCAAAATTCAATCCAGTTCTTCGGTGTTGCCATAA
- a CDS encoding ExbD/TolR family protein has protein sequence MQIVSPRRKRPRLEIIPFIDVMFFLLATFMMVSLAMIKNEGQTVNLPFAKSSSSIERKEKETTITITDKGDIYFNKEQVTIESLPAKIMELKNQEADPRVFLNGDCKATFEKVTAVLDLIRKQGITKIAIQTTKEAKGK, from the coding sequence ATGCAAATAGTATCTCCTAGAAGAAAAAGACCTAGACTAGAAATCATTCCTTTTATTGATGTAATGTTTTTTTTGCTAGCTACGTTTATGATGGTTTCCTTAGCAATGATTAAAAACGAAGGTCAAACCGTTAATTTGCCGTTTGCAAAGAGCTCATCTTCTATCGAAAGGAAAGAAAAAGAAACTACCATTACCATTACTGATAAAGGAGACATTTATTTTAATAAAGAGCAAGTTACCATAGAATCTTTACCAGCAAAAATTATGGAATTAAAAAATCAAGAGGCAGATCCAAGAGTTTTTCTCAACGGGGATTGCAAGGCAACGTTTGAAAAAGTAACGGCTGTATTAGATTTGATCAGAAAACAGGGAATAACTAAGATAGCCATTCAAACGACTAAAGAAGCCAAGGGGAAATAG
- a CDS encoding DNA polymerase ligase N-terminal domain-containing protein yields MNRFVIQEHYARRHHYDLRLEKDGVLKSWAVPKSLPLSGEKRLAIQVEDHPLDYIGFEGKIPQGEYGAGTVIIWDQGEYEPVEWGEDKILFVLHGKRLKGKYALIHLKKTTPGHWLLMKLD; encoded by the coding sequence ATGAATAGATTTGTAATCCAGGAGCATTATGCGCGCCGCCATCATTATGATTTGAGACTTGAAAAAGATGGAGTGCTTAAAAGCTGGGCAGTTCCTAAAAGTTTACCATTGTCTGGTGAAAAAAGGCTAGCGATTCAGGTAGAAGACCATCCACTGGATTATATTGGATTTGAAGGAAAGATTCCTCAAGGCGAATATGGAGCCGGAACAGTAATTATATGGGATCAGGGAGAATATGAGCCAGTAGAATGGGGAGAGGATAAAATTCTTTTTGTTCTTCACGGAAAAAGATTAAAAGGAAAATATGCTCTGATCCATTTAAAAAAAACAACCCCTGGCCATTGGCTACTTATGAAACTAGATTGA
- a CDS encoding NUDIX domain-containing protein: protein MTPIDSSSGMQHLGLRPEIPRFALTTDCVVIGFMPDSLHLLLIQRRNPPFQGMWALPGGFVEENEDLEEAALRELKEETNISPSRIVQIGAFGKPGRDPRGRVISIAFLLVMPFENLKPTAGDDAKKACFFPLNQLPLLAFDHQSIIAQGCQKLLFLLNGEKEDNPFALEKVDKKVFQKILKEALDKMSKKN from the coding sequence ATGACCCCAATCGATTCGTCTTCTGGGATGCAACACTTAGGGCTACGTCCAGAAATACCTCGATTTGCACTGACAACAGACTGTGTTGTCATCGGATTTATGCCTGATAGCTTGCATCTACTACTTATTCAAAGGCGAAATCCACCTTTTCAAGGCATGTGGGCTCTGCCAGGAGGTTTTGTTGAGGAAAATGAGGATTTGGAAGAAGCAGCCTTACGAGAACTTAAGGAAGAAACAAACATAAGCCCCTCACGAATAGTTCAAATTGGTGCGTTTGGGAAACCTGGCAGAGATCCTCGAGGTAGAGTCATAAGTATAGCCTTTTTATTAGTGATGCCTTTTGAGAATCTCAAACCAACTGCTGGGGATGATGCCAAAAAAGCGTGTTTTTTCCCATTAAATCAATTACCCCTCCTTGCCTTTGATCATCAATCTATTATTGCGCAAGGTTGTCAAAAGTTGCTGTTTCTCTTAAACGGAGAAAAAGAAGATAACCCTTTTGCTTTGGAAAAAGTCGATAAGAAAGTTTTTCAAAAAATATTAAAAGAAGCATTGGATAAAATGTCTAAAAAGAATTAG
- the mscL gene encoding large conductance mechanosensitive channel protein MscL encodes MQSFLKEFKEFAFKGNAIDMAVGVVVGTAFNQIVSSFVNDIIMPPLGVLIGGVDFKNLQLVLVPIRKDALGKTIPEVAIHYGLFINAIVQFFIICLSVFIAIKFVNKMLSMRLPQKDQ; translated from the coding sequence ATGCAAAGCTTTCTGAAAGAATTTAAAGAATTTGCTTTCAAAGGCAATGCAATAGATATGGCAGTGGGGGTTGTTGTCGGGACGGCTTTTAATCAAATCGTTAGTTCTTTTGTAAACGATATTATCATGCCTCCACTTGGAGTGCTTATAGGGGGAGTCGATTTTAAAAATCTCCAGTTGGTCTTAGTCCCCATACGCAAGGACGCTTTGGGCAAAACCATTCCTGAAGTAGCTATTCATTATGGGCTTTTCATTAATGCCATCGTGCAATTCTTTATTATTTGCTTGAGTGTTTTTATAGCAATCAAATTTGTCAATAAGATGCTCTCTATGCGCCTCCCTCAAAAAGACCAATAA
- a CDS encoding inositol monophosphatase family protein, with protein sequence MPNDFLSTAIETALEAGDFLRRHFGTDIKIAEKFSHDIKIELDNLAQEKIIASILKDYPDHQIIGEEGSIGSKDSEICWIVDPLDGTVNFTYGIPHFCISIAVQKRGETIAGVIYDPIREELFTASEPGYPKLNGKVIKSSQRSFLSESVGVIGFSRTKETIAKATDLFFNLVPKVRKIRFTGSAALDLAYVACGRLDFYIEQQIQIWDIAAGILLVEKSGGKIMTKPIIEGKTFSLKATNGSLNLDFVTFD encoded by the coding sequence ATGCCCAACGATTTTCTTTCTACCGCTATTGAAACGGCACTGGAAGCTGGAGATTTTCTTCGGCGTCATTTCGGAACTGATATAAAAATAGCTGAAAAATTCTCTCATGATATTAAGATTGAACTTGATAATCTTGCCCAAGAAAAAATCATTGCATCCATTCTAAAAGATTATCCTGATCATCAAATTATTGGCGAAGAAGGATCCATAGGTTCTAAAGACTCTGAAATATGTTGGATTGTCGATCCCCTTGATGGAACGGTTAACTTTACTTATGGGATCCCTCACTTTTGTATTTCCATAGCGGTTCAAAAAAGAGGGGAAACGATTGCTGGCGTCATATACGATCCAATTAGAGAAGAACTTTTCACGGCGAGTGAGCCTGGTTATCCAAAACTTAACGGAAAAGTAATTAAATCTAGTCAAAGATCTTTTCTTTCAGAATCAGTTGGAGTGATCGGTTTTTCTCGGACAAAAGAAACCATTGCTAAAGCCACAGACCTGTTTTTTAATCTCGTTCCAAAAGTCAGAAAAATCCGATTTACAGGATCGGCTGCGCTAGATCTTGCATATGTAGCTTGTGGCAGATTGGATTTTTACATAGAGCAACAAATTCAAATTTGGGATATTGCTGCAGGCATTCTGCTTGTAGAAAAGTCAGGAGGCAAAATTATGACAAAACCTATTATTGAAGGAAAAACTTTTTCCCTCAAAGCAACTAATGGATCATTGAATCTCGATTTTGTAACTTTTGATTAA
- a CDS encoding ArnT family glycosyltransferase, protein MLKEITKGTKSNSLSLDHRPFYRIIAFGVIAAGFFFHLWFSTTFWLVPDEAYYWLWSKHPSLSYATKGPVVAWCIAISSLFFGDSILAIRFMALLFSIGSGVLIYFLAEKLFDSRTALLSVLFAASCPIFSIGSVLMTIDSPSLFFWLLSAFLFLQALVQDKRKYWIFTGMSLGIGFLAKYVNAFELLCFSLYLLFYPDKRKLLLSQNYAYFLLFSFLFSLPVWLWNATHGWVTVHHLLHRGGLTSSFVIEPTELIKFLQEQLLSYSPFLFIGIISSVILVLWSPSFRSSQTLFLLTLFLPVFLFYTFLSLHQAAKGNWTVTAVSGGMILLAYIMVRLFHLPHIKVLLLSGLAISFLQTALLHREDLSFVGIKPEKDPLLRPRGWQSVAVKLNEIQKKFHPEYFIANDYALASELQFLIQSSKVFIPTCLQAQTQFAFWESYPIQHNAKAIYISNDQNGLLPECLKKEFSKIEHSGGFWREYKGKKIEYYTIWLLSSLPSASRSEN, encoded by the coding sequence ATGCTCAAAGAGATAACAAAAGGGACCAAATCAAACTCCCTTTCTTTGGATCATCGTCCTTTTTACCGAATCATTGCTTTCGGAGTCATTGCTGCAGGTTTTTTTTTTCATTTGTGGTTTTCCACAACATTTTGGCTCGTCCCAGATGAAGCCTACTATTGGCTATGGTCGAAACATCCATCCCTTTCCTATGCCACTAAGGGACCTGTCGTTGCCTGGTGTATAGCCATTAGTTCCCTTTTTTTTGGAGACAGCATTTTGGCTATTAGATTCATGGCACTATTGTTCAGCATTGGAAGTGGAGTGTTAATCTATTTCTTAGCTGAAAAACTTTTTGATTCTCGAACAGCTTTGCTTTCTGTTTTGTTTGCAGCCAGTTGTCCTATTTTTTCGATTGGCTCTGTGCTTATGACAATCGATTCGCCATCCTTATTTTTCTGGCTGCTTTCTGCTTTTCTATTCCTACAGGCGCTTGTGCAAGACAAAAGAAAATACTGGATCTTTACTGGGATGAGCTTGGGAATAGGTTTTCTGGCTAAATATGTGAATGCATTTGAGCTCCTTTGCTTTAGCCTTTATTTATTGTTCTATCCAGACAAAAGAAAGCTCTTACTATCACAAAATTATGCCTATTTCCTTCTTTTTTCTTTTTTATTTTCTTTACCTGTATGGCTCTGGAACGCCACTCATGGATGGGTTACAGTCCATCATCTCCTCCATCGCGGCGGCTTAACCTCTTCTTTCGTTATAGAACCAACCGAACTTATTAAATTTCTCCAAGAACAGCTTTTGAGCTATTCCCCATTCCTATTCATAGGCATTATTAGTTCTGTCATTCTGGTCCTTTGGTCACCCTCTTTTCGTTCTTCACAAACCCTTTTTCTTCTTACATTATTTCTTCCTGTCTTTCTCTTCTATACTTTTCTAAGTCTACATCAAGCAGCAAAAGGCAATTGGACAGTCACAGCCGTTTCTGGAGGGATGATTCTTTTAGCTTATATAATGGTAAGGCTTTTTCATCTTCCACACATCAAAGTGCTTTTGCTCAGTGGATTGGCTATTAGTTTTTTACAAACCGCCCTGCTGCATAGGGAAGATCTTTCTTTTGTTGGGATAAAGCCAGAAAAAGATCCTCTTTTGAGACCCAGAGGATGGCAAAGCGTTGCGGTCAAGCTAAACGAAATCCAGAAGAAGTTCCATCCTGAATATTTCATTGCCAACGACTATGCTTTGGCAAGCGAGTTGCAATTTTTAATTCAAAGCTCCAAAGTCTTTATTCCTACTTGCCTTCAAGCACAAACACAATTTGCCTTTTGGGAGAGTTATCCAATTCAGCATAATGCCAAAGCAATCTATATTTCAAACGATCAAAATGGCCTTCTTCCAGAATGTCTCAAAAAAGAATTCTCAAAGATAGAACATTCCGGTGGTTTCTGGAGAGAATATAAAGGGAAAAAAATAGAATATTACACCATTTGGCTGCTTTCTTCCCTCCCTTCTGCTTCTCGATCAGAAAATTGA
- a CDS encoding methyltransferase domain-containing protein, translating into MDPNFPTPPLDDYLYWESKYQSGETGWDRGAPSPALIEVIRLLPPPKRVLVPGCGTGNDVRYLASLKIEAVGIDFAPSAIETAKKKAHSPFEKYILGDIFSLPQQFHGSFDLIWEHTCFCAIPPSKRPNYVQSMYNMLRSDGLFLGIFFLDTESSDEPPPYCFTLSEIDRHFDPYFQLEAEWLPSFCYPGREGEEIVRLYKKLS; encoded by the coding sequence ATGGATCCAAACTTTCCTACCCCTCCTCTGGATGATTATTTATATTGGGAATCGAAATATCAATCTGGAGAAACAGGCTGGGATAGAGGGGCACCTTCTCCTGCACTTATAGAAGTCATACGTCTACTCCCTCCACCCAAAAGGGTGCTTGTTCCAGGATGTGGAACTGGCAATGATGTCCGTTATTTAGCAAGCCTAAAGATTGAAGCCGTAGGTATCGATTTTGCTCCCTCAGCTATTGAGACGGCCAAAAAAAAGGCGCATTCTCCTTTTGAAAAGTATATTCTGGGTGATATTTTTTCTCTTCCGCAGCAGTTCCACGGATCTTTTGATCTAATTTGGGAGCACACTTGTTTTTGTGCTATTCCACCAAGTAAAAGACCCAATTATGTCCAATCAATGTATAATATGTTGAGGTCCGATGGGCTTTTTCTTGGAATTTTTTTTCTTGATACCGAAAGCTCCGACGAACCTCCTCCATATTGCTTTACTTTAAGTGAAATAGATCGTCATTTTGATCCCTATTTCCAGTTAGAGGCTGAATGGTTGCCTTCTTTCTGTTATCCTGGAAGAGAAGGAGAAGAAATTGTAAGACTTTATAAAAAACTTTCTTAA
- the purQ gene encoding phosphoribosylformylglycinamidine synthase subunit PurQ encodes MGKGRTMNWAIIEFPGSNCGPDCVYVVEKVLKHKATLLWHTEKKIPSVDAIILPGGFSYGDYLRSGAIASLSNIMGAVKEAASIGVPIVGICNGFQILCESKLLPGALITNRCLRFICSPVYLRVETNESIFTSLFYSGEVIQIPIAHGQGCFYADPQTLQKMESEGQILLRYCDAKGNISHQSNPNGSLRNIAGIRNLKGNILGLMPHPERASENELGSVDGKKIFESVCRYIEVKEKNYCLVD; translated from the coding sequence ATGGGAAAAGGAAGGACAATGAATTGGGCGATTATCGAGTTTCCTGGTTCAAATTGCGGCCCTGATTGTGTTTATGTCGTTGAAAAAGTGCTTAAGCACAAAGCAACGCTACTCTGGCATACAGAAAAAAAAATACCCTCTGTAGATGCTATCATCCTTCCAGGAGGATTTTCTTATGGAGATTATCTCAGAAGTGGAGCGATAGCCTCCTTATCGAATATTATGGGTGCGGTTAAAGAAGCAGCTAGCATTGGGGTTCCCATTGTTGGAATTTGTAACGGTTTTCAAATTCTTTGCGAATCAAAGCTTCTCCCTGGAGCTTTGATCACTAACCGTTGCCTTCGTTTCATCTGCTCTCCTGTTTATTTACGAGTAGAGACAAATGAGTCAATCTTTACTTCCCTTTTTTATTCTGGGGAAGTCATTCAAATCCCTATCGCTCATGGGCAAGGCTGTTTTTATGCGGACCCACAAACCCTCCAAAAAATGGAATCGGAAGGGCAGATCCTGCTCCGCTATTGCGATGCTAAAGGGAATATTAGCCATCAATCCAATCCCAATGGGTCTCTGAGGAACATTGCTGGCATTCGTAATCTCAAAGGAAATATCCTTGGCTTGATGCCACACCCTGAAAGGGCATCAGAAAACGAATTGGGTTCTGTTGACGGGAAAAAGATTTTTGAATCAGTTTGCAGGTACATTGAAGTCAAAGAGAAAAACTATTGTCTTGTTGATTGA